In a single window of the Papaver somniferum cultivar HN1 chromosome 8, ASM357369v1, whole genome shotgun sequence genome:
- the LOC113301741 gene encoding uncharacterized protein LOC113301741, whose protein sequence is MVSEHSIPCERVIMIINRVDFEAEVKNSIVELKVGFEAAVKNSFADLKVVLEAFTTKLRDVDDCLNKMKSDEDSLKPLSEDVESKSVSDFTLYSSTPVDLNLADEGNYKSTTKAQISHMDEAVFEVEVQKYHGDSTFLAYQEDLNGSLNVKEDDNGDTIRLLDKILQQVIIMWIISTLQKTRERKLGNAQDTFEQLLVKDFRLLTYMKVYWKGFEVIEIAATSCKLFILIVFRPLVFLPNFDLTWILFDSWSMENGCGYILVSVGLLAYRSSIVCINKGLDSSYDETHLLQLKSGLY, encoded by the exons atggtatcagagcactcgatTCCTTGTGAACGAGTGATAATGATAATCAACAGAGTTGATTTTGAAGCTGAAGTGAAGAATTCAATTGTCGAATTGAAGGTTGGATTTGAAGCTGCAGTGAAGAATTCATTTGCTGATTTAAAGGTTGTGTTGGAGGCTTTCACTACTAAGTTAAGGGATGTGGATGATTGCTTAAACAAGATGAAATCGGATGAAGATTCACTCAAACCCTTATCCGAAGATGTTGAATCGAAATCAGTGAGTGATTTTACTCTCTATTCTTCAACTCCTGTAGATTTAAATCTAGCAGATGAAGGAAATTATAAATCTACAACCAAAGCtcaaatctctcatatggatGAAGCTGTTTTTGAAGTTGAAGTTCAGAAATATCATGGTGATTCAACATTTCTAGCTTATCAAGAAG ACTTGAATGGGTCTTTAAATGTCaaggaagatgacaatggtgatACTATAAGATTGTTGGATAAAATTTTGCAGCAAGTCATTATTATGTGGATTATTTCGACACTTCAAAAGACCAGGGAAAGGAAGCTCGGGAATGCACAAGATACGTTTGAGCAACTGCTGGTAAAAGATTTCAGACTACTTACATatatgaaagtatattggaaggGGTTCGAGGTGATAGAGATAGCCGCAACAAGCTGCAAGTTATTCATTCTCATAGTGTTCCGCCCTTTGGTTTTCTTACCAAATTTTGATTTAACATGGATTTTGTTCGATTCATGGAGTATGGAAAACGGTTGTGGTTATATATTGGTTTCTGTTGGATTACTTGCATACCGTAGCTCTATTGTTTGCATCAATAAGGGTTTGGATTCCAGCTATGATGAGACTCACCTGTTACAACTTAAGAGTGGATTGTATTGA